A portion of the Thermoflexus hugenholtzii JAD2 genome contains these proteins:
- a CDS encoding helicase-associated domain-containing protein, translated as MRLNELVAHYDPSLVVHILRQQGWPAEEGSGAEEQTLARLSDRDRLAALWTGLPAEGRWLVEGLQQAGGSMPALVLSILYEATAEDTPAIPFEELAVHLAALGLIYWHRGGWRVRSLRPQGEAVLPDEVAAALPVLPSLPPDRVYPASPQRLARDLGRMARFLRRSSGIALTRDGRLPARWVRALQRWLGLAGSPRDLAYIAFLRRLLERMGVLRTHGATLILETLHPFWEQEATDRAAAAFHAWKGAGISEGEEGEHLSPELLRARLEQGLRGHEAGAWIPLPALVAAALREPVARAPDPLSPAGQERAARWKAWLMEETLWPLHWLGVLDRGDRGGRWTMVRLTAFGAWMLGVGEPVALPEEGGRLVVQPDFRILAFEPISETVRTALEAFTEPTPGEPISIYQITREALYRGLSQGWDIPRVIRFLEGISGEPLPPNVRRSLEDWHRRFNRVRIYRRVTLVRSGEDGLPADPSLRPLGEGLGWTGERAEALAARWRARGIRPWRSGFRPEDLRNQVVAEDSGILRWTGPFPHPGVERLLEPFTERTPEGFRITEASLQAGREAGLSLSEILQRLQQVHRGPLPAGLLARLLTWSEHPPRARWEPVILLRMDRPEILEALCREPALSPWVRPLDAHTLMVRADHAPALKAWLEAMGITVEEVR; from the coding sequence ATGCGGTTGAACGAGCTGGTCGCGCACTATGATCCCTCCCTGGTCGTCCACATCCTCCGCCAGCAGGGATGGCCGGCGGAGGAGGGATCGGGCGCTGAGGAGCAGACCCTTGCCCGCCTGAGCGATCGGGACCGGCTGGCGGCCCTCTGGACGGGCCTGCCGGCAGAGGGCCGCTGGCTGGTGGAGGGTCTGCAGCAGGCGGGCGGATCGATGCCCGCTCTTGTCCTTTCGATTTTATATGAGGCGACGGCGGAGGACACCCCAGCGATCCCCTTCGAGGAGCTGGCCGTCCATCTGGCGGCCCTGGGTCTGATTTACTGGCATCGCGGGGGATGGCGGGTGCGCTCCCTCCGGCCCCAGGGAGAAGCGGTCCTGCCGGACGAGGTGGCCGCTGCCCTCCCTGTGCTTCCGTCTCTTCCACCGGATCGCGTGTATCCCGCTTCTCCCCAACGGCTGGCGCGGGACCTCGGGCGGATGGCCCGATTCCTCCGCCGCTCCTCCGGGATCGCCCTGACCCGGGATGGACGGCTGCCGGCGCGGTGGGTTCGCGCCCTCCAGCGCTGGCTGGGCCTCGCCGGCTCCCCGCGCGACCTCGCGTACATCGCCTTCCTCCGGCGCCTGCTGGAACGCATGGGCGTGCTTCGGACCCATGGGGCGACCCTGATCCTGGAGACCCTGCACCCCTTCTGGGAGCAGGAGGCGACCGATCGCGCGGCCGCTGCCTTCCATGCCTGGAAGGGCGCCGGGATCTCCGAGGGGGAGGAAGGGGAGCATCTCTCCCCGGAGCTTTTGAGGGCGCGTCTCGAGCAGGGGCTGCGTGGACATGAGGCCGGGGCATGGATCCCCCTGCCCGCCCTGGTGGCGGCCGCCCTGCGGGAGCCAGTCGCGCGCGCGCCGGACCCCCTCTCCCCGGCCGGTCAGGAGCGGGCCGCTCGCTGGAAAGCCTGGCTGATGGAGGAAACCCTCTGGCCGCTGCACTGGCTCGGCGTTCTGGACCGAGGGGATCGAGGCGGGCGCTGGACGATGGTGCGGCTGACCGCCTTCGGAGCCTGGATGCTGGGGGTGGGGGAACCGGTGGCGCTGCCGGAGGAGGGTGGGCGCCTCGTCGTCCAGCCCGATTTCCGGATCCTGGCTTTCGAGCCGATCTCGGAGACGGTTCGCACCGCCCTGGAGGCCTTCACGGAGCCGACGCCGGGGGAGCCGATCTCCATCTATCAGATCACCCGCGAGGCCCTCTATCGAGGGCTCTCCCAGGGCTGGGACATCCCGCGCGTCATCCGCTTCCTGGAGGGGATCAGCGGCGAGCCCCTTCCGCCGAACGTGCGACGCTCCCTGGAGGATTGGCACCGGCGGTTCAATCGGGTGCGAATCTACCGGCGGGTGACCTTGGTCCGGAGCGGGGAAGACGGGCTCCCGGCGGATCCGTCCCTCCGACCCCTGGGGGAGGGCCTGGGCTGGACCGGGGAGCGGGCCGAGGCGCTGGCGGCCCGCTGGCGGGCGCGGGGGATCCGGCCGTGGAGGAGCGGGTTCCGGCCGGAGGATCTGCGCAACCAGGTGGTGGCGGAGGATTCCGGGATCTTGCGCTGGACCGGGCCCTTCCCCCATCCGGGGGTGGAGCGATTGCTGGAGCCGTTCACCGAACGCACCCCGGAGGGATTCCGGATCACGGAGGCATCGCTGCAGGCAGGTCGGGAGGCCGGGTTAAGCCTTTCGGAGATCCTGCAACGGTTGCAGCAGGTGCATCGGGGGCCGCTGCCGGCGGGGCTGCTGGCCCGGCTGCTGACTTGGAGCGAGCATCCGCCGCGGGCGCGCTGGGAGCCGGTGATCCTGTTGCGGATGGATCGGCCGGAGATCCTGGAGGCGCTGTGCCGGGAGCCTGCCCTCTCCCCTTGGGTCCGCCCCCTGGACGCCCACACCCTGATGGTGCGGGCTGATCACGCCCCTGCCCTGAAGGCCTGGCTGGAAGCCATGGGGATCACGGTGGAGGAAGTCCGGTGA
- a CDS encoding FHA domain-containing protein produces the protein MIECPLCGRKYPVGALFCPECGVYLLTGGPLRTEPLPEGVPAPIETASGRAVEAPTVPQSLVLQVLTSGRRIVVQPDQEVLLGRLDVGRGIFPQVDLTSDGGLEGGVSRRHARVFYQDGRFYIEDLGSTNGTYLNGTRLAPYSPQALGEGDEIRLGQIPIRVALA, from the coding sequence ATGATCGAGTGTCCGTTGTGCGGGCGAAAATATCCGGTCGGGGCCCTGTTCTGCCCGGAGTGCGGTGTGTATCTGCTCACGGGCGGGCCCCTGCGCACGGAGCCGCTTCCCGAAGGCGTTCCAGCCCCCATCGAAACGGCCTCCGGGCGCGCTGTAGAGGCTCCCACCGTTCCGCAGAGCCTGGTGCTGCAGGTGCTCACCTCCGGCCGCCGGATTGTGGTCCAACCGGATCAGGAGGTGCTCCTGGGGCGGCTGGATGTGGGCCGCGGCATCTTCCCCCAGGTGGACCTCACATCCGACGGGGGTCTGGAAGGCGGGGTGTCCCGTCGCCACGCCCGGGTGTTCTACCAGGACGGCCGGTTCTACATCGAGGATCTGGGCAGCACCAACGGGACGTATCTCAACGGGACGCGTCTGGCGCCTTACTCCCCGCAGGCCCTGGGGGAGGGGGACGAGATCCGGCTGGGTCAGATCCCGATTCGGGTGGCGCTGGCGTAA
- a CDS encoding outer membrane protein assembly factor BamB family protein has product METQKLDPTQMPTLLKPGEVLQGRYRIERVLGAGGMSTVYLALDLRFPSVRRLCALKEMISHIPDPRMRALAQQSFEREAAMLATLSHPAIPKIYDYFTEGERHYLVMEYIPGEDLETRLRRTEGMLPVEEVVSWAVQICDVLHYLHSQQPPIIFRDLKPSNIMVDPYGRVFLVDFGIAKVFQAGQRGTMIGTEGYSPPEQYRGIADPRTDIYALGATLHHLLTRQDPRLEPPFSFHERPIRRVNPAVPEALAQVIMRALEYDPDRRFQSAMEMKQALLAAMGMSAASRSPAIPSVRASSTPYRVKWVFACEDEIRSRPVAAEGMLFVTSYDHNVYALSAEDGKLRWKFAAEDGIGGAVAVAGDRLVVGSLDHRLYALRIQDGQLLWTMEAGGPIYTTPRIVAGVVFFGADDGFFYAVDLESGRVLWRVDLAAPIRSSAGFYGETLVVGVEDGGVYALDMRGNIRWQFTARRGVTASPWIDAELAVVGSWDWHVYALDARTGWAVWRFRTGRPVLSSPVAAEGVIYVGSADGFLYALNARTGNPNWRFQTGGQVNAPPLLLEGQVLVGSTDGRLYAVDARTGNALWSFQTEGPIVSAPEWWEGTLYVTSMDHRVYALSPVGA; this is encoded by the coding sequence ATGGAGACGCAGAAGCTGGATCCGACGCAGATGCCTACCTTGCTGAAGCCGGGGGAGGTGCTCCAGGGGCGATATCGGATCGAGCGGGTGCTCGGCGCGGGGGGGATGAGCACTGTGTATCTGGCCCTGGACCTCCGGTTCCCCTCGGTGCGTCGGTTGTGCGCGCTGAAGGAGATGATCAGCCATATCCCAGACCCCCGGATGCGGGCGCTGGCCCAGCAGAGCTTCGAGCGCGAGGCGGCGATGCTGGCCACCCTGAGCCATCCCGCCATCCCCAAGATTTACGACTACTTCACAGAGGGCGAGCGCCACTACCTCGTCATGGAGTATATCCCCGGGGAGGACCTGGAGACACGGTTGCGGCGCACCGAGGGGATGCTGCCCGTGGAGGAGGTGGTGAGCTGGGCGGTGCAGATCTGCGATGTGCTGCACTATCTTCACTCCCAGCAGCCGCCTATCATCTTCCGGGATCTCAAGCCCTCGAACATCATGGTCGACCCTTACGGGCGGGTATTCCTGGTGGACTTCGGGATCGCCAAGGTGTTCCAGGCCGGCCAGCGGGGGACGATGATCGGCACCGAAGGCTACAGCCCCCCAGAGCAGTATCGCGGGATTGCGGATCCACGCACGGATATCTATGCCCTGGGGGCCACGCTCCATCACCTGCTGACGCGGCAGGACCCGCGCTTGGAGCCCCCCTTCTCTTTTCACGAGCGGCCCATCCGTCGGGTCAACCCGGCGGTCCCCGAGGCCCTGGCCCAGGTGATCATGCGCGCCCTGGAATATGACCCCGACCGGCGCTTCCAGTCGGCGATGGAGATGAAGCAGGCCCTTCTTGCGGCCATGGGGATGTCGGCGGCCTCGCGCTCCCCGGCCATCCCCTCGGTTCGGGCTTCCTCCACCCCTTACCGGGTGAAGTGGGTCTTCGCCTGCGAGGATGAGATCCGCTCCCGCCCGGTGGCCGCGGAAGGAATGCTCTTCGTTACCTCCTACGACCACAATGTCTACGCCCTCTCGGCGGAGGATGGGAAGCTCCGCTGGAAATTCGCCGCGGAAGACGGCATCGGCGGGGCGGTGGCGGTGGCCGGGGACCGGCTGGTGGTGGGCTCGCTGGACCACCGGCTCTACGCGCTGCGGATCCAGGACGGTCAGTTGCTGTGGACCATGGAGGCGGGCGGGCCGATCTACACCACCCCTCGCATCGTCGCCGGGGTGGTCTTCTTCGGCGCCGATGATGGCTTCTTCTACGCTGTCGACCTGGAGTCCGGCCGCGTCCTCTGGCGGGTGGACCTCGCCGCGCCCATCCGCTCCTCCGCCGGCTTCTACGGGGAGACCCTGGTGGTGGGGGTCGAGGACGGCGGCGTCTACGCCTTGGACATGCGGGGGAACATCCGATGGCAGTTCACCGCCCGCAGGGGGGTCACCGCCTCGCCGTGGATCGACGCCGAGCTGGCCGTGGTGGGTTCCTGGGACTGGCATGTCTACGCTCTGGACGCGCGCACCGGATGGGCGGTCTGGCGGTTCCGCACCGGCCGGCCGGTCCTCTCCTCCCCGGTGGCGGCCGAGGGGGTGATCTATGTGGGCTCCGCCGATGGCTTTCTCTACGCGCTGAACGCGCGGACCGGCAACCCGAACTGGCGGTTCCAGACCGGCGGACAGGTCAACGCGCCTCCCCTCCTGCTTGAGGGACAGGTCCTGGTGGGGTCCACAGACGGCCGCCTTTACGCGGTGGACGCCCGCACCGGCAACGCCCTCTGGTCCTTCCAGACGGAGGGGCCCATCGTTTCCGCCCCTGAGTGGTGGGAGGGGACGTTATATGTGACCTCGATGGACCATCGGGTTTATGCCTTGAGCCCGGTGGGAGCGTAA
- a CDS encoding long-chain-fatty-acid--CoA ligase: MANDRPWYRFYDPRTPRSLEYPPIPFFRFLEDSARRFPDRPALIFKPAHQGFAGSAMTYRELNELSDRLAAALYHELGVRKGDRVALIMPNIPQFVISYFAVQKIGGIVVATNPIYTPRELEYQLADSGATVAIVLSRIYERVKSVQPNTAVRRVVAVHIKEYMSPLLKLLYTLARERKEGDRVALRDNDIWFQDLLRRYRPDQRPAVEVGPDDVAIFQYTGGTTGLSKGAVALHRNIVANVLQIRAWDPEIRDGQEVVMGALPLFHAYGMIVVLGLAMQCGATIVLVPNPRDLPTLLDGLQRYRVTMFPGVPTLYNAINNHPDVKAGKYNLRTIRACISGAAPLLLEIKRRFEEITGAKLVEGYGLSEAPTATHCNPLYGLNKEGSIGIPLPDVDAKIVSLEDGVTELPPGEIGELVLRGPQVFQGYWNRPTETENTLRNGWLYTGDIARMDEDGYFYIVDRKKEVIKPGGYQVWPREVEEVLAQHPKIKEVAVAGIPDPHQGEAVKAWVVLHEGQTATVEEIREWCRDKLAPYKIPRFIEFRSELPKSMVGKVLRRVLVEEERARGQPTG, from the coding sequence ATGGCGAACGATCGTCCCTGGTATCGGTTTTATGATCCCCGCACTCCGAGGTCCCTGGAGTATCCCCCCATCCCCTTCTTCCGCTTCCTGGAGGATTCCGCCCGCCGGTTCCCGGATCGCCCCGCCCTGATCTTCAAGCCCGCCCATCAGGGGTTCGCCGGGAGCGCCATGACCTACCGGGAGCTCAACGAGCTCTCGGACCGCCTGGCCGCGGCCCTCTACCATGAGCTGGGGGTGCGCAAAGGGGATCGGGTGGCTTTGATCATGCCGAACATCCCTCAGTTCGTCATCTCCTACTTCGCCGTCCAGAAGATCGGCGGCATCGTAGTGGCCACCAACCCCATCTACACCCCTCGAGAGCTGGAATATCAGCTCGCCGACTCCGGCGCCACGGTGGCCATCGTCCTCAGCCGGATCTACGAGCGGGTGAAATCCGTCCAGCCCAACACCGCGGTGCGCCGCGTGGTGGCCGTTCACATCAAGGAATACATGAGCCCGCTCCTCAAGCTCCTCTACACCCTGGCCCGGGAGCGCAAAGAGGGCGACCGGGTGGCGCTGCGGGACAACGACATCTGGTTCCAGGACCTGCTGCGGCGCTACCGGCCGGACCAGCGGCCGGCGGTGGAGGTGGGACCGGACGACGTGGCCATCTTCCAGTATACAGGCGGGACCACCGGCCTCTCGAAAGGGGCGGTGGCCCTCCACCGCAACATCGTGGCCAACGTCCTGCAGATACGAGCGTGGGATCCGGAGATCCGGGACGGCCAGGAAGTGGTGATGGGCGCCCTCCCGCTGTTCCACGCCTACGGTATGATCGTGGTCCTGGGCCTGGCCATGCAGTGCGGCGCCACCATCGTGCTGGTGCCGAACCCCCGGGATCTGCCGACGCTTCTCGATGGGCTGCAGCGTTATCGCGTGACCATGTTCCCGGGCGTGCCCACCCTCTACAACGCCATCAACAATCACCCGGATGTGAAGGCCGGCAAATACAACCTGCGCACCATCCGCGCCTGCATCTCCGGCGCCGCGCCGCTGCTGCTGGAGATCAAGCGGCGCTTCGAGGAGATCACCGGGGCGAAGCTGGTGGAGGGCTATGGCCTCTCGGAGGCGCCCACCGCCACCCATTGCAATCCCCTCTACGGCCTGAACAAGGAGGGCAGCATCGGGATCCCGCTCCCCGATGTGGACGCGAAGATCGTCAGCCTGGAGGACGGGGTCACCGAGCTGCCGCCGGGGGAGATCGGGGAGCTGGTGCTGCGCGGTCCCCAGGTCTTCCAGGGCTACTGGAACCGCCCGACGGAGACCGAGAACACCCTCCGAAACGGCTGGCTTTACACGGGCGACATCGCCCGAATGGACGAGGATGGCTATTTCTATATCGTGGATCGCAAGAAGGAAGTGATCAAGCCGGGCGGCTATCAGGTGTGGCCGCGGGAGGTCGAGGAGGTCCTGGCCCAGCATCCCAAGATTAAAGAGGTGGCCGTCGCCGGGATCCCGGATCCGCATCAGGGGGAGGCGGTTAAAGCCTGGGTGGTGCTCCACGAGGGGCAGACGGCGACGGTGGAGGAGATCCGGGAGTGGTGCCGGGACAAGCTGGCGCCTTATAAGATCCCGCGTTTCATCGAGTTCCGAAGCGAGCTCCCCAAGAGCATGGTGGGCAAGGTCCTGCGCCGGGTGCTGGTGGAGGAAGAGCGGGCCCGGGGCCAGCCCACTGGATGA
- a CDS encoding VWA domain-containing protein, with the protein MSGHEEFLDYYAILGVPPTASPEEIKRAFRALARRVHPDAMPGAGTSLLFRLVHEAYEVLSDPERRAAYDRQRQAQWSDPGSALRVQLLLSRPRLPALSASQILYALLTIEMPPEAQPSRRPVDLALVVDRSNSMRGPRLEQAKAAALELAAHLQPGDRLAVVAFHNRAEVIWPLSPAEERHRLHDRLATLEAGGGTEIYRGLLLGFQELFRARRAGASVHLILLTDGRTYGDEDRCRELAEQARQVGIGISAFGIGEDWNDELLDEIAARSGGISGYITSPEEIRQRFLEHLRLLEELGMEDLRLIVEPAEGVQLTGLYQIRPELRVPPREDTGWYLGSLHLSRPIQVLLEFALPPLEPGWRELAHLDLRGQVPGNPPRPVRAQWTVQAPVLPEEPLTVEPPGPLWEALARVVIYRLQEQAWAAVRAGRWEEGARRLQQVGTRLLELGATDLAREALEAATRLLQGRAVPRGQQLALKYKTRMLMLPPPDSGGAS; encoded by the coding sequence ATGAGCGGCCACGAGGAGTTCCTGGATTACTACGCCATCCTGGGCGTTCCGCCCACCGCCAGCCCGGAGGAGATCAAGCGGGCTTTCCGGGCGCTGGCGCGCCGGGTCCATCCCGATGCGATGCCTGGGGCGGGGACCTCCTTGCTGTTCCGGCTGGTTCATGAGGCCTATGAGGTCCTCTCCGACCCCGAGCGGCGGGCGGCGTATGACCGGCAGCGGCAGGCCCAGTGGAGCGACCCAGGCTCCGCCTTGCGGGTGCAGCTGCTCCTCAGCCGGCCCCGGTTGCCGGCCCTGTCGGCCTCCCAGATCCTCTACGCCCTGCTCACCATCGAGATGCCCCCGGAGGCCCAACCCTCGCGCCGGCCGGTGGATCTGGCCCTGGTGGTGGATCGAAGCAATTCCATGCGGGGGCCGCGCCTGGAACAGGCGAAGGCCGCTGCCCTGGAGCTGGCCGCCCATCTGCAGCCCGGGGATCGACTGGCGGTGGTGGCTTTTCACAACCGGGCGGAGGTCATCTGGCCCCTGAGCCCGGCCGAGGAGCGCCATCGCCTGCATGACCGCCTGGCCACCCTGGAGGCCGGCGGGGGCACCGAGATCTATCGAGGGCTTCTTTTGGGGTTCCAGGAGCTCTTCCGCGCCCGGCGGGCAGGCGCTTCGGTCCATCTGATCCTGCTCACCGACGGCCGGACCTATGGGGACGAGGATCGTTGCCGGGAGCTCGCGGAGCAGGCCCGTCAGGTGGGCATCGGGATCAGCGCGTTCGGAATCGGCGAGGACTGGAATGACGAGCTGCTGGACGAGATCGCCGCCCGCAGCGGTGGGATCTCCGGTTACATCACCTCGCCGGAGGAGATCCGCCAGCGTTTCCTGGAGCACCTGCGGTTGCTGGAGGAGCTTGGGATGGAGGACCTCCGCCTGATCGTAGAACCGGCCGAGGGCGTCCAGCTCACCGGGCTGTATCAGATCCGCCCGGAGCTGCGGGTTCCACCACGGGAGGACACCGGCTGGTATCTGGGTTCGCTGCACCTCTCCCGGCCGATCCAGGTGCTCCTGGAGTTCGCCCTGCCTCCCCTGGAGCCCGGCTGGCGGGAGCTCGCCCACCTGGACCTGCGGGGACAGGTCCCGGGGAACCCGCCTCGCCCGGTCCGGGCGCAGTGGACGGTGCAGGCGCCGGTTCTCCCGGAGGAGCCGTTGACGGTGGAGCCCCCTGGTCCGCTATGGGAGGCCCTGGCCCGGGTGGTGATCTACCGCCTGCAGGAGCAGGCCTGGGCGGCCGTGCGGGCGGGGAGATGGGAGGAAGGCGCCCGTCGGCTCCAGCAGGTGGGAACCCGCCTCCTGGAGCTGGGGGCAACGGATCTGGCCCGGGAGGCGCTGGAGGCCGCCACCCGCCTGTTGCAGGGTCGTGCGGTTCCCAGAGGCCAGCAGCTCGCCTTAAAATACAAAACGCGGATGCTGATGCTTCCGCCCCCTGATTCGGGAGGAGCCTCATGA
- a CDS encoding response regulator transcription factor — protein sequence MVQAPVRPEARERRRILIVDDEARVRQFVRMNLELEGFEVFEASNGLEALEKVKELLPDLVILDVMMPELDGFETLAMIREVSSVPVIMLTVRADEADKVRGLELGADDYVTKPFSPRELISRIKAVLRRVDTPATAGGAVQIDDYLTIDFNRRVVIAGGKEIKLRPTEWRLLYHLVNNAGRTLSHESLLAKVWGYEYRDETHYLRLYINYLRQKIEPDPSRPRYILTERGVGYRFVDFRGGELERLKRQAADASS from the coding sequence ATGGTTCAGGCGCCGGTTCGGCCGGAAGCGCGGGAGCGCCGGCGGATCCTCATCGTGGACGATGAGGCACGGGTGCGGCAGTTCGTCCGCATGAACCTGGAGCTGGAGGGCTTCGAGGTCTTCGAGGCCTCCAACGGCCTGGAGGCCCTGGAGAAAGTCAAGGAGCTGCTGCCGGACCTGGTGATCCTGGACGTGATGATGCCGGAGCTGGATGGCTTCGAGACCTTGGCCATGATCCGGGAGGTGAGCTCGGTCCCGGTGATTATGCTCACGGTGCGGGCGGATGAGGCGGACAAGGTCCGGGGGCTGGAGCTGGGGGCGGACGATTATGTGACCAAGCCCTTCTCGCCTCGGGAGCTGATCAGCCGCATCAAGGCTGTCCTGCGCCGGGTGGATACCCCGGCCACGGCGGGCGGGGCGGTGCAGATTGATGATTACCTGACCATCGACTTCAACCGGCGGGTGGTGATCGCCGGGGGCAAAGAGATCAAGCTGCGGCCTACAGAGTGGCGGCTGCTGTATCATCTGGTGAACAACGCGGGGCGGACCCTCAGTCACGAAAGCCTGCTGGCCAAGGTGTGGGGCTACGAATACCGGGACGAGACCCATTACCTGCGGCTCTACATCAATTACCTCCGTCAGAAGATCGAGCCGGACCCCTCCCGCCCGCGTTACATTCTCACCGAACGGGGGGTGGGTTACCGGTTCGTGGACTTCCGGGGCGGGGAGCTGGAGCGGCTGAAGCGCCAGGCGGCGGACGCCTCTTCTTGA
- a CDS encoding PP2C family protein-serine/threonine phosphatase, giving the protein MKWLRRLFGKRRMEKEPSAPEMTEPPAAAAPASGVPAEAAPPSPEPSGGTMPLPPMPPRSAVGLRFGWATDPGLIRARNEDALLILHTVYEGSGSLLPVGLFLVADGMGGHRGGEQASDLAVREIARYLASHLFLPHLARRVPDHPIKELLEEAVRVANAQILQAVPGGGTTVVGALIIGDSVHLIHVGDSRAYLVWPDRLEQLTEDHSLVQRMISLQGIRAEEAAGIPRNLLYQALGHPSRLSPGYRRIALPPDAWLMLCTDGLWGEVPEDRILQTVWESASPQEACDRLVQQARAAGGHDNISVILVGR; this is encoded by the coding sequence ATGAAATGGCTGCGACGGCTGTTCGGGAAGCGCAGGATGGAGAAAGAACCCTCCGCGCCGGAGATGACGGAGCCGCCGGCGGCGGCCGCCCCAGCCTCCGGAGTGCCGGCGGAGGCCGCCCCACCCTCGCCGGAGCCGTCTGGAGGGACCATGCCCCTTCCCCCTATGCCCCCTCGCTCTGCCGTCGGGCTGCGCTTCGGCTGGGCCACCGACCCCGGCCTGATCCGGGCCCGCAACGAAGACGCGCTCCTGATCCTGCACACCGTTTACGAGGGGTCCGGGAGCCTGCTGCCGGTCGGGCTCTTCCTGGTGGCCGATGGGATGGGCGGCCATCGGGGGGGCGAGCAGGCCAGCGATCTCGCCGTCCGGGAGATCGCCCGTTACCTGGCCAGCCATCTCTTCCTCCCGCACCTCGCCCGTCGCGTCCCGGACCATCCGATCAAGGAGCTGTTGGAGGAAGCGGTCCGCGTGGCCAACGCCCAGATCCTCCAGGCAGTCCCCGGGGGCGGAACCACCGTGGTCGGCGCCCTGATCATCGGGGACAGCGTTCACCTCATCCACGTGGGGGATAGCCGGGCCTATCTGGTTTGGCCGGACCGCCTGGAGCAGCTGACCGAAGATCATTCCCTGGTGCAGCGGATGATCTCGCTTCAGGGCATCCGCGCGGAGGAGGCAGCCGGGATCCCCCGTAACCTCCTGTATCAGGCCCTGGGGCATCCCAGCCGGCTGAGCCCGGGCTACCGCCGGATTGCCCTTCCCCCGGACGCCTGGCTGATGCTGTGCACCGATGGGCTGTGGGGGGAGGTCCCGGAGGATCGAATCCTTCAGACGGTCTGGGAGAGCGCCTCTCCACAGGAGGCATGTGATCGTCTGGTTCAGCAGGCCCGGGCGGCCGGAGGCCATGACAACATCTCGGTGATCCTGGTCGGGCGATGA
- a CDS encoding aldo/keto reductase, whose amino-acid sequence MNKEMEAAIPGWATPQGTWAYARRFEGTAAPGHFRPAQGLWLSSIGLGTYLGHPDPETDARYVEAIVCAVARGCNVIDTAINYRFQRSERCVGEALRQLLAQGFRREELVIATKGGYVPYEGDWPEDPQRYIEETYLRAGIARPEDFVDGHCIAPGYLRHQIAQSRRNLGLEAIDVYFLHNPEVQRAALPPDEFRARLRAAFAVLEEAVAQGWIRFYGTATWAAYRAPAYAPEALSLAEVEAIAREVGGPEHHFRFVQLPYNLSMPEAALRRNQPWGEGWATTLEVARDLGITVWASASLMQGRLLRSWPLWLRRLFPEGLSEAQRALQFVRSTPGITTALVGMSRVAHVAHNLALVAHPPLSPEAIQAILNALGRPR is encoded by the coding sequence GTGAATAAAGAGATGGAGGCGGCGATCCCCGGATGGGCGACGCCGCAGGGCACATGGGCTTACGCGAGGCGGTTCGAGGGGACTGCGGCCCCGGGCCATTTCCGCCCGGCCCAGGGGCTGTGGCTATCTTCCATCGGCCTCGGCACCTATCTGGGCCATCCCGACCCGGAGACCGACGCCCGCTATGTGGAGGCCATCGTCTGCGCCGTGGCCCGGGGCTGCAACGTCATCGACACCGCCATCAACTACCGCTTCCAGCGCAGCGAACGCTGCGTCGGCGAGGCCCTCCGCCAGTTGCTCGCCCAGGGATTCCGCCGGGAAGAGCTGGTCATCGCCACCAAGGGCGGCTACGTCCCCTATGAGGGGGACTGGCCGGAGGATCCGCAGCGCTACATTGAGGAGACCTACCTGCGGGCCGGGATCGCGCGTCCGGAGGATTTCGTGGACGGGCACTGCATCGCCCCCGGCTACCTGCGCCATCAGATCGCCCAGAGCCGGCGGAACCTGGGCCTGGAGGCCATCGATGTCTACTTCCTGCACAACCCGGAGGTGCAACGGGCCGCTTTGCCGCCGGATGAGTTCCGGGCGCGTCTGCGGGCGGCCTTCGCCGTCCTGGAGGAGGCCGTCGCTCAAGGATGGATCCGCTTCTATGGGACCGCCACCTGGGCGGCTTACCGGGCTCCGGCCTATGCGCCGGAGGCGCTATCCCTGGCGGAGGTGGAGGCCATCGCCCGCGAAGTCGGCGGCCCCGAACATCATTTCCGGTTCGTGCAGCTTCCCTATAACCTGAGCATGCCCGAGGCGGCCCTCCGGCGGAACCAGCCGTGGGGCGAGGGATGGGCGACCACCCTGGAAGTGGCCCGGGATCTGGGGATCACCGTGTGGGCCAGCGCCTCCCTGATGCAGGGGCGCTTGCTCCGGAGTTGGCCCCTGTGGCTGCGGCGCCTCTTCCCCGAGGGCCTCTCCGAAGCCCAGCGCGCCCTCCAGTTCGTCCGCTCCACCCCGGGGATCACCACCGCTCTGGTCGGCATGAGCCGGGTCGCCCATGTAGCGCACAACCTGGCCCTGGTTGCCCATCCACCCCTGTCCCCTGAGGCCATCCAGGCGATCCTGAATGCCCTGGGTCGCCCCCGGTGA